Genomic window (Capricornis sumatraensis isolate serow.1 chromosome 1, serow.2, whole genome shotgun sequence):
CACTTGTAATCtcaaaaaaggaagggaaggaaaattcTTATAATTGTTTTGGAGTTATATGCTTCTGACATATTAAAAACATTCTTGATTAACTGCACGATAACTGTCTACATTGGGAGGTACTGCCAAAGCTCTTAGATTCTCCCCCCGCCCCTCACCTCACCACCTCTACTTCTTAAGGGAGGGCTTATTTTAGCTTTACTGGTAATATGCTGAGTTAAAGTTTCTGTGAATGACTAAGCTAGGAAGAACAGTGTTCTAGCTTaggaagaactaaataaatgtttgatgactgaatgaatgattaTGCTCACATATGAGAATTtattcagtaaaattaaaaagaatctaTTTGAAATTTGGTTTTACTTTGAGGCATGTATAACCAAAAGAGTCTATTAGGAATTTGGGGTAATTTTTTATGAATACACAATCAAACAACATAATGGTAATGGATAGGACAcagcaaaaatgaaattttaacttACTATATTACTACTTTACCCATTAATGTCTTAATAGGAAATAATGAAGCATATCAGTAGTACAAAAGTATAGCTCATTTTTTGGTTCAATAGGAAAGTTACAATTGAGTTTTTAAGAAAGAGTGAAAACACTCTTGAACCTCAACAGTTCTCACTTGTTGGAGATTATAGACTAAAACATACTATATACTTTTTATTCTTAACTTTGTACATTTCACTGTGAATATATTCAATTTTAAGGTATTAATGAGTGAAAGTTATGGACTAAGTCAAGTGGTGTTAACATCTTATTCCATTAACATTTAAgtaaatgcatatatttttaaaacctttaaaaactcCTTTATCCTCAAAATTCTTTACAATATACTTAATACTcttagggatttccctgatggctcaagcatttaagaatctgcctgcaacgtaggacACCtgcattcagtccctgggtcaggaagataccagggcgaagggaatggctacccatccagtattcttgcctggagaattccatggacagaggagcctggtggggtacagtccatgggctcacaaagagttggaaatgacggAGTGACTAATATTAACACTCTTAagtgtgttttaaaaaagaaagaccttATACCTTTATATTTGTTCAGCACAGAGCATCTGAAATGTAGAAATATGAAATTGCAATCCAGTATAAGTTTTCATGAACCTTGATTAAtgtttttcctttcaattctCCATTATAGTGATTAGCCTGAGTGGATATGATGGAGGCAAACAAGACTCTGGTGACGGAGTTTGTTCTCACAGGACTCACAGATCTCCCAGGGCTGCAGGTCCCCCTGTTCCTGGTGTTTCTGATCATCTACCTCACCACCATGGTGGGCAACCTTGGGCTGATTTTTCTTATCTGGAAGGACCCCCATcttcacacccccatgtactcATTCCTGGGCAGTTTAGCCTTTGCAGATGCTTGTTCTTCATCTTCTGTGACTCCCAAGATGCTTGTCAACACCTTAGACAAGAGTCAAATGATGTCTCTCTTTGAGTGCATGGCCCAATACTATTTTTTTGGTTCCAGTGCCACCACAGAGTGTTTCCTCCTGGtggtgatggcctatgaccgctatgtaGCCATATGCAACCCCTTGCTTTACCCAGTGGTGATGTCCAACAAACTCTGCACTTGGTTGATAAGTGCATCATATGCAATTGGTTTTCTGCAGCCTATAATACATGTAGGATTATTATCTAGATTAACTTTCTGCAGGTCTAATATAATACATCATTTCTACTGTGAAATCTTGCCACTTTTTACAATTTCTTGCAATGATCCATCTATTAATGCTTTGGTGCTTTTCATTTTTGCTGCTTTTATACAGGCTTTTACTTTTATGGGTATTATAGTCTCCTATACTTGTGTCCTCTTTGCCATCCTGAGAAAGAAGTCTGCAAAGGGCAGGAGCAAAGCCTTCTCCACGTGCAGCGCCCATCTTCTATCTGTTTCCCTGTTCTATGGCACTCTCTTCTTCATGTATGTGCGTCCTGGGTCTGGCCAGGATCAGTATCAGGATAAAATGTATTCACTGTTCTACACGATTATAATTCCCCTGCTAAACCCCTTTATTTATAGTCTAAGAAACAAGGAAGTTTTAGGTGcacttagaaaaataattaaaaaataaacatttatcaaaaaAACTTTCATAATCTTTCCTTTTTACTCTCCATTTACATAAAGTATAATAACTGGACCTGGGTTTTGCACACAGGGGCCAGCTAAGTAGTTGTTAAaccaattaataataatatttagatTAGATATGCTTGCCTTAGTTATAAGTGAACCTAGGACCACAAAATAACTGATGAACAGGGTAAGATATCACTTACTTGTTGGTTTAAATCCATTCTTATGAATGAAACTGTAGTTCCCAAATTACTAAGCTTGAAATATGTATAAGCTCTTCTATTTCCAGAtacacatgttttaaaatttttatgaactTACATGCTTTTAAAGGAAGACTCAAGTCCATGTGaaatttctatttataaattACTCATGCCCTCCAAAATAATTCCTGAGCATGTAATTTTTCAAAACCTTCTCTTCAGTTAATACTTATAATGAAACTTGAGGTAGTTAAATGAACATGTCTAAGAGTTTTAACAGTAATTTTACAAATTAAATTAGATTTGCATATTATTCATAAAAAGGtacaaaaattaagaaatgataaaaatagttaattttcctataattttaagcttttaagtttttaaaagctattaaaaactTCTCTTTCTTAATTTATTAAGTCACCTTACTGAGTCCCTTTTCCTGACACACACATACTGAATGAATGCatttatacatgcatatatatatatatatatatatatatatatcaggaaTTGGCAGCTACATGAATAATAGGTATGCTTGATAAAATCATAATTACATAACTTAAATGGACTTTTCTTTACAAAAGCTAAGCATAGTTTCCAACTGGCCCTTTTGCCCTTTGCCTGTTGACTTAGTAACATTTCGCCTTGTAAATATGTTagtaagaaataaaggaaatgataTCTCCATGAACATGACACATTCTCCTGACCCCTAGCCTATTAACTGATGTCAGGAAACAAGCAATCTGTGGGTCAGACACCCCAAAGCCCCAAGTGGGCAGACGGCCTTCAGCACTGTGTGTTTGGGATTTGTTTGCTCAGACCCTCGATCCTGTGAGGCATCTGAGCTCTGCCTCTGCTGTGAGGACTCATTCTAAACAGCTTGCTCCCCATGGATGCAGAAGCTCTGTAGGAGTTCCTGTTTCCCTCTCTTCACAGTCAAAGCCTGTGGCAAAGCTTTCTTTCTTCCTAAGGGCCACACAGACGGTTTAGGTTTGGCCATCATGCAATTGCTGTATGTCAGTAGATAGCCATTCTCCACCTCCTTTATATCTTTAGTATTTCAGGCAAGGCGGTGCTTGAGTCCATGCTTTTAATCACTGCTCTTCTCTATTACTGTAATGTCTTATAAGAGGGGGAAGAAAATACCAGATGGGAGAGGAAAAAATAGCCAAATATGAATAAGGACAAATAAGTGTTTGCATAAGAGCAAAATAagaaaggtcttataggtcttcatagaaccattcaacttcagcttcttcagcattactggtcggggcatagacttggattaccatgatattgaatggtttgcttggaaatgaacaaagatcattctggcgtttttgagattgcatccaagtactgcatttcggactcttttgtttactatgatggctactccatttcttctaagggatttctgcccacagtagtagatataatggtcatctgagttaaatttacccatttcagtccatcttaggttgctgattcctagaatgttgatgttcactcttgtcatctcctgtttgaccacttctaatttgccttgattcatggacctaacattccaggttcctatgcaatattgctttttacagcatcagaccttgcttctatcaccagtcacatccacaactgggtgtgatttctgctctggctccatcccttcattctttctggagttatttctccactgatctccagtagcatattgggcacctactgacctggggagttcatctttcagtgttctatctttttgccttttcatactgttcatggggttctcaaggcaagaatactgaagtgggttgccattcccttctccagtggaccacattctgtcagacctctccaccatgacccatctgtcttgggtggccccacatggcatgacttagtttcactgagttagacaaggctgtggtccatgtgatcagattggctagttgtctgtgatttcaaatcctaaaggatgatgctgtaaaagtgctgcactcaatatgccagcaaatttgaaaaactcagcagtggccacagaactgcaaaaggtcagttttcattccaaccccaaagaaaggcaatgtcaaaaatgctcgattgcactcatctcacatgctagtaaagtaatgctcaaaattctccaagccaggcttcagcaatacgtgaactgtgaatttccagatgttcaagttggatttagaaaaggcagaggagtcagagatcaaattgccaacatctgctggatcatggaaaaagcaagagagttccagaaaaacatctatttctgctttattgactatgccaaagcctttgactgcatggatcacaataaactgtggaaaattctgagagagatgggaataccagaccacctgacctgcctcttgagaaacctgtatgcatgtcagaaagcaagagttagaagtggacatggaacaactgactggttccaaataggaaaaggagtatgtcaaggctgtctattgtcaccctgcttatttaacttatatgcagagtacatcatgagaaacgctgggctggaagaagcacaagctggaatcaagattgccaggagaaatatcaataacctcagatatgcagatgacaccacctttatggcacaaagtgaagaagaattaaagagcttcttgatgaaagtgaaagaggagagttgaaaagttggcttaaagctcaacattcagaaaatgaaaatcatggcatccactcccatcacttcatgggaaatagatggggaaacagtggaaacagtggctgactttatttttgggggggctccaaaatcactgcagatggtgattgcagccatggaattaaaagacgcttactccttggaaggaaagttatgaccaacctagatagcatattcaaaaacagaaacattactttgtcgactaaggtccatcttgtcaaggctatggtttttccagtagtcatgtatggatgtgagagttggactataaagaaatctgagtgctgaagaattgatgcttttgaactgtggtgttggagaagactctcgagagtcccttggactgcaaggagatccaaccagtccatcccaaaggagatcagtcctgggtgttcattggagggactgatgttgaagctgaaactccaatactttggtcacctgatgcaaagtgttgactcactggaaaagaccctgatgctgggaaagattgagggcaggaggagaaggggatgacagaggatgagatggttggatggcatcactgactcaatgggcatgggtttgggtgaactctgggagttggtgatgaacagggaggcctggtgttctgtggttcatgggatcgcaaaaattcggacacgactgcataactgaactgactaactaaAATAGGAAAACAGAATGATGATGCTAATGGCTGAAAAGGCACAGGGAAGGAGATGGGGCTGGCCAAATCTCAACTGCATTTTTCATGTAACACTTGTCCTTGGACTAAGAGAGTGGCAGTGAGCCTCAGGTTTTGCTTCCTGACTTCATGTTTCTTCGTGAAAATTTAGATCACTATGCTAAAGTAGGATCTTGTGCACTCTTTGCAAAAACTTTTTCTGTCCCATGTAAAAGATGGTTTGGAATCTATCCAATACCTGCAATAATCCACGAGAACTGGGCATTTCAGGTAACCCTCAATCCAGTTTACAGGAcatcataaaaaggaataatttttGATGTATCAGATCCTGTTGATAAGTTACAGAACCAGGAAATATATACATGTCATCAACCAGGtcttgaatattttcttcttcttcacccAGAGAATACAGACAGTAGTTCTCACTCTTGGTTATCAACCCAAACCAAACAAATTAGAATTTGTAGAGGGGTTCTCCACAATGGTAGTTTTATAAACCTCTTGAAGTGATTCTAATGTACAGCCAGTGTTGATAATGACTGTAAACAAATCTTCTACGAGACTTAACAAGCCTTCTGTGAAAACAGATGATTATCAGTTCACAATAAGCACCCTGCAACTATTCCCTAAGAAattcttttcttgccttattaGAGTCTCATATTTAGGCAGGTACTTAAATTTTAGCTGGACAGTTTTCCGTTTTCTGtccatattgctgctgctgctgttgctaagtcacttcagtagtgtccgactctgtgtgaccccataggcggcagcccaccaggctcctcagtcgatgagattctctaggtaagaatattggagtgggttgtcatttcctcctccaatgaatgcatgcatgctaagtcacttcagtaatgtccgactctgtgagatcctatggacagcagcccaccaggctcctctgtccacgggattctctaggcaagagttctggactgggttgccatttccttctccatctgtccATATTATTAGGTATTAAATCAATCTGCTGAATATCAGCTGAACTATTATAAAATGTCACTAGGTATTTAATTTATATAGTTGGAGTGCCCAGCCTCTGTATAATCTTTAATTTGGTCACTTAAGTAGAAGAGGAGACAATCATATAGAGATTTTTCACTTGAGTTTGTCATTGTCAAACCTAGATGACCATGAGCTCACAGTTTTTAGATTCAGCAGATCATTCTGGGCTGGGCCTGAGGTTTTTCATTATTCAGAAGTATCTCATGTGATTCTGATGAATCTGAAGGCATTGGACCACATTTTGAAAGTCAAATGACTAATATTGCTCAATTATCCATGGCCACTAAGTTGGAGTCTGAATTCTGATGTCTCCCTAATACGAAAGTCTACCTACAATGATCTGAATTTGTGCATCACCTCAGCACACATATGTTGAAATACCAGGCCCTAGAaatgatggcttccctggtggctcagatggcaaagaatctgcctgcagtgctggagaccagaATTTGACCCATcggtaggaagatccccttgagaagagaatgactacccactccagtattcttgcctggagaattccgtggacagaagattCTGGCAGGCTAatggccatggggttgcaaagaatcagacacaattgagtgactttcactagtcACTTGCCACAGATGATGGTAGTAAGAGGTAGGGCttttcagttccgttgctcagtcacgtccaactctttgtgaccccatggactgcagcatgccaggcctctctgtccatcaccaactcctggagtttactcaaacccacatcgatggagtcggtgatgacatccaactatctcatctgctgttgtcccttctcctcccgtcttcaatctttcccagcatcagggtcttttcaaatgagtcagttctttgcatcaggtggccaaagtattggagtttcagctctagcatcagtcctttcaatgaatattcagaagggCTTTTGGAAGTTGCTTAATCCTTATGGTACAGCCACATGAATGGGATGAGAGTCTTATAAAAGTGGTTTCAGAGAGATCCCTACCTTTATTcttcatgtgaggacacagtgagaatgaGTAGGCTACTAACCAGGGGAAGGGTTTTCATCAGAATTCGGTCATTCTGGCACCTTGATCTGGACTTGCCCACCTCCAGTaaggtgagaaataaatttctgctgttcatAAGCTCTCCGGTCTGGATCGTCAGCTTTTATGGCTgcccggacttccctggtggctcagagagtacaAGCgcctgcctacagtgtgggagacctgggtttgataggGAACCcaggtcagggagattccctggaggaaatggccacccactcaactactcttgcctggaaaatccatggatggagaagcctagtaggcttcagtccatggggtcacaaagagtcggacacgactgagcgacttctctttcacttaaaTAGACTAAGACACTACCTCATATTTAACTATTACTTCAAGTCTTTCAAAGTGTGTTCATCTGAATCACCTTAGTTGATAATGAGTTGGTATTTCCTCCATTTACAAATCAGGCAGCCTGGAGCAGTGGAAAAGCACAGGATGTGAAATCAaaagacctatttttttttttttctgaagctcaGATGAGGTTAAAAGTGATTACAAGGATCTCCATTAAATCTGCTAGTGCatagagagaagaaagaatgcGTGTTTAATGCAAACTCAGTAGACAGTGCCTTAATTTCTTCATGTGTAAATGAGTATAATAACATGCACTTGTGatgatactatacataggaaATCCTAAAGGtgcaaccagaaaactcctggagttaatcaatgaatttagtaaagctACAGGATACACAATCAATACACAGAACTTGCTAGCATTCCTATATACCAACCATgaaaaactgggaaaagaaattaaggaaagaatcccattcaccattgcaacaaaaagaataaagtaccaggaataagcctacctaaggagacagaaGACCTGTATGCAGGAATCTGTAAGACACTGGTGACAGcagtcaaagatgacacaaatagagaGCTACaacatgctcttggattggaagaatcaacattatgaaaatgactataccacccaaagcaatctacagcttcagtgcaatctctatcaaacaccaatggcatttttcacagaactagaacaaaaaatcttaaaatgtgtatggaaactcagaagatcccaaatagccaaagcaatcttgagaaagaaaaacagagctggaggaatcaaccttcctgactttatACTAAAAGTtacagtaaataaatttttatagctCTTGGTAATTTTACATGTTTGCCAAATACATATAGGTCAGGCATATATCTTGCCAAGTTTAATATAAGTAATATGATTATGTGTATATTCATAATTATAGCTTTTTATGATAATGATGTAGCCAAGGAAACAACTCCAAAGTTTCTCAAGttaataacaaaaaatatgaataatatattatttagctgaacttatttttgaaaacttatGCGTAGAACTATCTTAATATTATTTGTATATAGAAATGCttatataaattatgtatatgTAAGTATCTATATAACTTCTGTGCATAATTATACATAAAAAACCCAAAAGTTAGCTGTAATGGCAAGTGACTAGTGAAATTagaagaatttgttttctttgtgttttgtacattttcaatttttttctacaaataaacagtgattcttttgtttttataaaagaatAGTTGCAAAACTAGCTATAAAAATAATAGCTGCAAAACAATGTTTGAAATGATTTGCTGATTATTGTGTAATGCCCAGTAGGTTGACTTTATTCTATAGGGAATCTTTGCTGGCTTTGGGGGAATTTCAATATTATCTTCACAAACAGACTTGAAGACACAGATATAAATACCTTTTTATTCACAGGGCATTTTTCAAGAATATTAACTAGAAATGAACATTTGTTTAGACATTTTTGTTCTTATACACTGAATTCTTCATGAAAGTTTGTATTTTATGGCATCTCTGTATCTTCTTATGGGAATTTCAGGTGAGAACACAATGCTTTATTTTATTGTCACTATTCTTTCtatagaaagtgtgtgtgtgtgtgtgtgtgtgtgtgtgaagtcgctcagtcatgtccaactctttgcgaccccatggactgtgtagcctaccaggctcctccctccatgggattctccaggcaagagtactggagtaggttgccatttccttctccaggggatcttcccaacccagggatcgaacctgggtctccagcattccaggcagatgctttaacctctgagccaccagggaagcccatagaaaatgacagaacatatttaattttagtaCCTAGAGTCTCTCATCAACtgtcaaaatatttaaatcatcTTTTCAGATGATTTATCtaccaaataaaacagaaagcaatagttaaatattaaatatacatagttaatatatgtattatgttctgtggggcttccctggtaaagaatccacctacaatgcaggatacctggttTCAATCCCAAGGTttggaagactccctggaggaggacatggcaaccacttcagtattcttttctggagaatccctctggatagaggagcctggcaagctacagtccatagggcctcaaagagttggacatgactgagttattAAGCATACACATACATGTTCTCTGAACCATTATGGATACAAAGCTATACCTCTGCAGAATGAAGACTTGAATTCATGCTATTACATATAGAGTCTGTTTGCTTAACCACTATGCTATGCTACTTACTAAATAGCAAAGAGGACTCATAATCTCATAGGCTGTAGGCAGATGTTCCTTAGAAAATCCAGGGTACTACAGATAAGAATCTTAAAATGAAGCCATAAAGTGTTTTAGGTATAATCATTTAATAATTTAGAGGTAGAAAATTAGCTTCAGaaaatttcttacatttttgttacattttgttacatttttctttGCCAGGATAGTGACTTATAGAATCAATCTATTTAATattcttatctgtaaaaatgGAATTCATTCTGGCCTTTATTGTACTTTCACAAAATCTGGAAGGTTTTCCAACAATGAAGAATGATAGGGTTATGGAGCTGTTAGGGCAGTTTATGTCTTTGCCTTCATCCTGGTTCTTGTTAACTTTGTACTTCTCTAGAAATAGGCAGAAAGATGGAGTTGACCACATCTGCACAGAGTCACATCTTATATTCTAGGCAGAGTGTAAAACAGGAAAATGTGAATTTTTCAGGGTTTTGACAGCAGTGTGGTTACTTAATAATTACTGCCAGTGCTA
Coding sequences:
- the OR5AC2 gene encoding olfactory receptor 5AC2, with amino-acid sequence MMEANKTLVTEFVLTGLTDLPGLQVPLFLVFLIIYLTTMVGNLGLIFLIWKDPHLHTPMYSFLGSLAFADACSSSSVTPKMLVNTLDKSQMMSLFECMAQYYFFGSSATTECFLLVVMAYDRYVAICNPLLYPVVMSNKLCTWLISASYAIGFLQPIIHVGLLSRLTFCRSNIIHHFYCEILPLFTISCNDPSINALVLFIFAAFIQAFTFMGIIVSYTCVLFAILRKKSAKGRSKAFSTCSAHLLSVSLFYGTLFFMYVRPGSGQDQYQDKMYSLFYTIIIPLLNPFIYSLRNKEVLGALRKIIKK